The DNA sequence aaaatccatttcgagtgcagggaggtcaggatccaacagcatcagcagtcctttttcagcctaagtcagatttttgctcagctccctcaatttcagccagaaaatacctgaaattacagaaaaatacacacactcatagtaaagtccagaaatatgatttttgcttaaaaactaataaaattctattaaaaactacttaaaacatactaaaatctacatgaaattacccccaaaaagcgtataaaatatctgctcatcacttACCATGCTGAGAATCTCTAGTTCTCACCCCATACATATTTTGtagttttcagatgcaggacatGAGACACCTCGTTGAGGCATACTGGGAGCTTCAGACAGCGAAGATCGTTTGTGCTTTTTGGACTTTATTTTGGTTTTGATGTATATATGTAGATATTTATCATCTCCACTATATGTATATTATGCTTTATCCCTCTTAAAGGTTGGCTTTGAGAAACATGTTCTAAAAATagtattttggatattttgggttcttgatgtatatatgtatatatgtatatatgctCTGGCTGGTTTTAGCTTCGCGAGCCAGGTCAGAAGCTTTGGTATCTGTATCTTTGAAATTCTTTttctatgtatatatgtatatgtcaCTTTGCACTATTCTCATCTAGTTTACGTTTATTGATTACGCGAGTGATGCACTTTTTTGTTTAACGCTATTTGTTGATTTTTCCTTCAAAAGACTCCTAGATAAAACTCTTTTTCacctatattatatatatgattttatttttagaggttgTAATACCTCGCTGCCTCAGTTTTATGACTATAACATAAAACTCTGTGCAGTAGGGTGTTATAGGATATGGTTATAGTGCATCTCTATAGTGAGGAAGGAATATAAAACTACGAAACCAGCAAAATGAAATCATTTTAATTCTGCTAGTAGTGCTGGAAGGTAATTATGTGGTACTAGGAGATTTTAATGCCATAGTAGACTATCATGAAAAGGAGGGTGGCAAGAGAAAACTAATTTTGTCTATTGATAACTTCAATACTTTTATCAATTTGGGTGGAATGGTAGATTTGGATTTTGAAGGAAGAAAATTCACTTGAAGTAACACTCGGTCTTGAGAGGGCTTGATTTAAGAGAATTTAGATAGATAGCTAGCCACAACAAGTTAGTTAAAAACATGCTCGACAACAGGGATTATTCATCTGAATGATCTAGGTTTAGATCATAGACCACTACTCTTAATTATATATTCAGAGCAGAGAAAAGTGAAGAAGCGCTTCAGGTTCTAGGAGAGATGGTGTGAGGATAAAGAAATGAACCTGATAATTAAAAATAGGTGGAATAGTTTGTTGGCTCTCCAATGATCTAATTCTTTACAAAGCTAAAAAAGTGCATGCATCATTGAGTGAAATGGAAAAGGAGTAAAAGTAGTAATTTTTTGTTGCAAATCCAAGACCTTAAACAAaaaattgaggaggaaaaaaaaTAGAGGCAGTAGCGAACATAATTCAAGTTATGAAGATGGAGGAGGGGTTAGTGGAGGCTTATTTGAAAGAAGAGAGGTATTggtgaaaaaaataagaatgcAGTGGCTCAAATTAGGTGACCAAAATACCAATATTTTCATGCAAAGACTCAAACTAGAAATAGGCATAACTGGATCCAGAAATTTGAAGATAAAGATGGAATGGTGTATCCGGATCTAGAGAGAATAGACCAGACTACCTAGAATTTTTTCGAGTCTCTCTTTGATTTGGTTGATGCAGCTAAGCCTATAGTTTTTATATCTATCATAAGAAGAAAGGTCACTAGTCAGGATAATTGAAGGCTTACGAGACAAATAAGTGCAGCAAAAGAGAGTTGTATTTTCAATAAATCCTTTTCAGCTTTGGAAAAAGATGATTTTgctactaaaattttttaatttctttgaaGCACTATTAAATTAAGCATGACATAATTAATGCAATAATAATCTTCTCTCAACCATACACATTTGTTTGATCCCCTAAATACTTAATGCTTTGACAATGACTCAAGTAAGATCGATTAgtctcttttgattttttttgtgagATAATTTTAAAGATTATGATGTATGAAATATAATCTATTATGAATAAAGTGATAAGTGATAATACATgtattttttaaagaataaaaaatttgaaaattgtgATATGACTCTAAAACTGGATATAAATAAAACTTAATGACTCAATGGAGTGGAGCTTTCTTTGGAGGGAGATAAAGCAGTTGGGTTTGTGTGGTCAGTGGATAAGGTGATTAAAGGAATGTATAACTAtaatgtcttattttattattgtgaATGGTCAATCTAAAGATTTGTTTAAATATACAAGAGGTCTTCGACCAAGAAATCCTCTTTGGTTCACCAAATTTGTTTTGcttagaattttataaaaaaaaaaacaaagttaAAATATAACGCTATTGtgttcatttttttctttatataatcttaaaaaaaaatactaaaaataaaaatacaaatcaTATAAATCTTACTTTTTTAggaatcaaaaatcaaaatattactttattcttttatttttatttaaaaaaaaacactaaaaataaaaatacaaataatataaatcttaatttttttaggaattaaaaatcaaaatattattttattcttttatttttattttaattttaatgtatttacTATTTCACATGTATATACGGTTATTCTCTCAACCCTCCCCCCGCccccttctctcttctctcttctctcttctctcttctcacaGCGAACACCGCAAAGTCACAAACGAATTGAAAATTAAtatcatttcttttctttcttatttttcattaaCGGGAATGCCATGTTATAAGTCTCAAGAAATCAATACTTGAAAAAAGAATCTTATATCGGAGGACCCTGCCACAATACATACCATTACATACCCGGATTCGATTGCCGGCTGGTGCAATTAAGCTTCTAGTTTTCTcctgtttgatctttagttcTTTACAATAACTACATAGATAAACAACAATGCAATGCCCCACAAATATCCTTTTAATGTCCATCACCCTTTTCAACCAATGTTAAATGTCACAAATCTTATTAATAAGATCTACGAGCCATCATCATTTACATGAGGCCCTAATACATAGATATTGTGACTTTTTAAGGGGCAGCAACCTATGACAATTATTTCTGCTTCTGAGTCCTAAATGAAAATCTCCAAATTTTCTTAATAAAGAATCACTATACTATGCAGCTTCTGCAAACCCTATACTTTGATTACCAAAGTCAAACACAGTGTGATATTTCCCTAAGAAAATATCTCCAAGAACCCTGCACATCATGCATTATTACTGTCACACACTTGAAAAGTGATAGAGAAAAATGTGTGCAGCAGGCTCAATTTTTTGCATTGATTTAGAAgcaacataaaacattaaccaTATAAAACgttgataaaataaattatggAATTACCATAGGGGACCTTGCGGTGGCGGCACATCTAGAGCAACAAAGCCACCATAGCAGACGCTAGAACTTCCTTCTTCAACTCTAAGGACATACTGTTAAGGGGGGAAAAACAGCAAAAAACAAAAGCCAAAAAATAAACTAACTAAATAAGGAATACTGAAAATGTGGAAGATAAAGAAACAATAACCAAATACGGATTGCATTAAAGAACTTTAAAGTATGCATTTTACCAgacatttttttttgaaaggaaaaagaagcaaaaatggGCAATGAGCCGGGTATCtcaaataaatacaattaaCATTCTCACTTTTGTAGTGCCAAAACAGAAATGAAGGTAAAAAAATCATGTtgatctaataataataataataaaataattgcAAGACTCAAACCTGTTGTGGAGAAAGAGGAAAGGATCTGTTTCCAATTGTGAATGATATATGCGGCATAGCAGCAATACTATTACAATCTACAAATACTTGTCCCTCTGGACTTGGGAGCTTCTCACACAGCTTTTTTGCAAATTGAAATTGACAAAAATGGGAAAGATTGTAAGTCTAAGAACTATATATAAATAAGACAACTAATCTATACCGGTGTATCATAAGAACAGCAACCTCATCcacatattttagtattttctCCTTCAGATTACTTTGCTTGAGCTGAACTTGTATCCAGAAGACAATCATATCGCAAAAAGTACAAAATGGGCTCTCCTTGGAAGTTGAACCATCCAGATTTTCGTCATGCACCACTGTTTCGATAACATTACTGCATTTCAAAGTTAGCCAGATTTTATTAGAATTCAGAAGCAAAACAAAGGAACAAATAGTCATGTAATAAAATTAGGGAAAAAAAATTGTACTCCTTTTGATATTTGTCATGCGAACAGAGTCCAATGTTGGCACATAAAATTTCAGGATTTAGCTGCTGAGACATAAGGTATGTAATGGATGATTAATTTTTAGGTAAAACTGTGTATAACATTGTAAGAGTATTAGGGGAAAGGACAAAAAACAAACCCCGGAGATTAATGCATCCCATATCTTATCACCATAGTTGTGGATAATGCTTTTACACTCTAGACTCACATATCCTTGTGCTCCAATGGCATGGTTAATTTGAGTTACAACAGTCTGCAGATTGATGAACTAGGTAACTAACTAGTAAGAAAAAGATgcattaaaatacaaaaaatactATGTCTGATATCATACAGTTGGACCAGCAATTGAAGAGATTCCTGAATCCACAATTGCAGCACAGCTACCCTCACATAACCCTACAATGTTTTCATAGAATTTTCCATTTGTCATTCAGAGCTACGATCGCAATACAATAGCACATAATCGCAGGCAAAACATTAATGCTACCCAAAATTGAACCAAAAGATGCATTAATAGTTTTAGTTCTTGAATAGCCTTCCTAAAAAAGTTAGCAATAGATAGGTAACTTACTAATAAGATGCAATGCTTAGTAACTATTATAATATCTTGAAACATAGTATTCATGTCGAATCATAAACATAAGAAATAGTGAAACAAACAATGCATATAGCTTAAATATCTTGCTAGAAATCATAGAAATGTAAGAGAACCTGTTGATCTATTTGCAAGTAGAACATCTCCAACATCAATCTGAAGGTACAAGAGAAAAAGTTAATATTGACATGGTTGATGAGGAGTATTAGAGATGAAGTTCTAAATCTGGAATTAACCTGCCAGTAACCCTTTTGAGATATTGGAACATAAGTGTGTTCACCTCTAAAGTGTCTCGAGTTAATACCACCAAAGACAATCTCACCCCCTATCTCTGCCACTGGATCTTTATTTAGCCAAAGAGAGAAAACGTTTTGATATATGTACCCTTGGTCTATCATATTGTACCTGTATTCATAGAACTAATCACTCTTTTGAAGAATCGTACTTTAAACTAGTCACACCACTAATCATGCAATATTGTTTAATAACTATATGATAAgaggaaaatgaagaaatatGTGAATTATTGAAACActcaaataaacaaataaagttACCACACTGGTGTGACTTCTCCAATTGAAATATCTTTGAATCCAAGTCCAAGTATCCCATCATAATGCAAAGCTAAAAGGGCTAATGATCCTTCCTTTGTAATTTCAGCGAATACCTGCAGAATGGAAAGTACCCTTCTGTCGATGCAACTAAGAAAGCATATGAAACTTAACAATACagtttgaaataaaataaaataaagaggGTAAAATACTGACTTGGTCTTTGATGATGATATCCCCAACTTTTACAACATCTTGGCTGAAGAATCCATAAATGGATCCATGGCCATAAGGGATTTTGCAAGATGTGCCTAGATAATTTTCCCAATCAGTTCAACACCAACTTTAGAAACCGAGTTTCACAAAACAAACCTTCTGTTTGTACTTTGTACATATAAAACCAAACAGAAGCatgttaaaaagaaaaacattaTGATACATCATCAAATAtcaaaataatccaaagatacCTACCAATTTCAGTATAGGTGCTAGATATCCTTGACTTGTACTTTGAATGAAAATAGCAAGGAATCTGCATTGCAGTCACATTTATTTCTAAAATAAGTTCAATCTGAGAAACTAGCATTGTTCCCAAACCCATTATGTGAGGAAGAGTTTGTTTTTCATGTAAAGTTATCAAACTCTCGAGCAACCTCAAACTTTCACGAGTTTATGAGTTTAGATTCTCAAATCGAGTTTATGTTTTTCTGGTAAACTCATAGCTGAGTTTCTCGATTCGAAATTACCTAAGCTCCACGAGTTTAGATGAACTCTCGAGTTTGATTACATTTGCTCTGTTGTAGTCTTAAAAAAATccgaaaacattaaaaaaagataattcaattaaaaagttTTGCTAACTAGAGCAGGGCATTTCTTAAAGAGTCAAACAAAAATGTCTAACTTTTCAATGCAATAAACATGTCAAACTCTTCAGAAGTATTTCCAATTTTGGCTCCTTAAGCAGCACTGGATAGCAAAAccttaactaactaacatgctAACTGTCCACAAAATCAGCCAGCCAACAGTGTAGAATACGAGTTAAActatacatgtatttatacataaatatgtGATGACGTTACATTTCCGTTAACTAACTTACAGAAAAGATGCATTTGGAAGAAGGGACCCATAGGTTTGAGCTTCCAGTGTCAAACACAACATTGAAGTATTGTGGAGGTGAACCTATACTAATTTCCCCAAAATACTGTGAATCAAGATAATTCTTAAGATACACAACATTAGGAGTTGAATCTGTGTTAACATCACTCCCTAAATCTCCGGCATTAGAAGCCTTCTTGATTCTCGCAGCACTAAGACTATGACGGTCCAAATTCCGCTTTCTTAGATTAAACCTAACCAAACCACCATCACTAGAATCTGTAGAAGCCAAAGAGAATCTTAATCTTCCACACCAAACACACATCAGAGAAATGAAAACCAGCACATACTTGAAATTGAAACCCATGATTACAAGTCATCTGGTTCAACATGACAAAAACAGTTTCAGTTAGTTTCTAATCAGACTAAAGAGGTCAAAGGTTCATAGTGAACTACTAATTAAGCTAAATACTAGAAAATTAGAATTAATGAGTAACGATTAAGGTGTATTAggtagtaataataataagcataaaagtgaaattacaaaCCTGGTGAAGTGATGATGGTGATTAGTATTAATTATTAAGGCCAGAGGCAGAGTATTATGTATTATGTATTATTCATTCCAAATTAAATTGGACAATCCATATTGCTATTGGCTATTGGTCTTCCACCTTTTTCATTCTTGTACGCCTCGTAAGCACGGTCAGAACTCATAAACGTTAAGACTTGGGAAAAATATTTGTATacttaatttattaaaaagggttaaaattaatatttaattttaaaagtataaaaataaaaaaagtatagggtaTCAACATATTATGTGTTAATTTATTGTCAAcagtaattaattattatattttaaatatatgtataaagagacacatctagaaaatatatatataaagacacTTCTATTAGATACaaccataaaaaatatatttttattagacacatcgaTAAAGACACTTTCATTAAGCACAGTTATAAAAAAGAGttggtaaaaatattattggtaAGGTAGCAGGattgaaaagtaaataattattaaatattcaaaagttgtcataaaaagtaactaagCAAAAGTTAGACACCAAATTATAGACATCATAAAATTCACCATAGAATAAACTACTATAGTACTATTCTACTTAGAAAAGTTAAAagttcataatttttttttttataaataagcGAAATTAATTTCGTTCGtctataaataaatttatgtgttctaattttttttttttttttgaaaactcatACTTTATTCTACTAAATATCTATCTTTGTATTTCAgtatttcctttttcttcttttgtagtTTTTTGTTCAtcatgtttaaaaataaaatgttggAAACTTATAATATAAGAAATTTGAaaacaggaaaaaaaaaacttgtttgaTGTCAAATTTAGATATCAAATACAGGTATTTATATTGAACTATACTCTATAAAATATAAACACTGAATAACTATTACTAATCAATTATTCATGTacatattatatttataattttataaataatataattaaatttgattcacacataaaatcaaaattatataaGCAGAATTAATCTACACTCATAATGAaacattataaaaatataattaaactaaactTATGTTATAATAAAAAACGAATAAAAGTATAACAATATAATTGTGACTGAGTTTTGTGTTTTTAAAAGTTGGTTATGCTGGTataagaaaaatttgattatagTATTATTAAATTTAGATTCTTTTTACAtaacaatttattattttgatagttcataatttatcaaaaaatttatataGCAAACATATAATTAGCATGGTAAATACTTCTTAAACAATGGTTTAAAATGAGAAATTCAGAAAATCATATCTACTATGAAATTTCTAAAGTTCGAAACAAATTATCTAGAATAAAATCATACATGTAGTTTCCCCAAaacaaaacaacaacaaaaaatcacatattccccctttttttctagcttattaaaaaaaaaaattaggaaggaattgtTTAAGACAAGTTAACCGTACCTAATAAACTTGAACCTTTTATGGAAATCACCGCGTAGTTTCGCCTTATGAGAGATGCCAATTTGTCAAGATGAGTCATGAGTATATTCATCAATGATATTTagaagattttaaaaaattagtttaaatagtttaatattattttatttactatttattaattattattaataattatataagttTACATATACTAAATCTATCactataatttttatatataaaaaattttaaatattaaatttaaaaaataactttaattATTGCCTATCTGTATTAGAGAGTATTTATTTGCAGCACGGTGCTAAGGGGATTGGAAGTTGCTTTCTTTTTAGAAACGTACGCATGCCACTAACCAAAATTCCGGAAGGTTACCAATTTGGCACATGTTAATGAATTCTACTTGGATTCAGTCTTCTCCTCTCCTTTTGTATTGTATTCTATATTTCTATTTACTTCTTGGATTCTAGTTTCTGCATTATCCAGTATCAAAATATTTAATACAGAAAAGCTAAGGCACAACgtttttcattaaaattaaattttgagtATAGTATTATTTTAATCTCTTTAGACTAAGttttaacttttttaatatttaaaatatcttatttttattttaaatattttattttattatattttaattttttggttaaaattatttttttaaaatatcctttttccattattattattgtcttagttctcttattcttatattattttcgataaaattttaagattttttaatCTCAAGATATCtatgttaaattattaaaaaagagaGTCGCGAGCACATAAACATGCCTAAATTCACTTTTGAATGGAATGCTTTACAACAAAGCATACTTTATATCTCGATAGTATCCATTTAATCCATTTGGTTTTAAATACTAATGACTTAATACTTTTAGAGAAAAAGACAAACTGATCTCTGACTTTTTGGTTCGCAGATATTTAAATCATTGACCTCTTCAAAATCTGGATATATCGATCTCTGAgcttaatttattcaattttaaaaactctCTCACGTGTGCATCCGTATCAACTAGGTCAGTACAACGGGAGTTAcgttttaattttttcattgaGTTTGACAAACCCAACTGACACATGAGGGATCAATATGTTTAGGTTTTGAAAAGGTCAAAtacttaaatatattttcaaattatcgAAAACTTAAATATCTACAAATCAAAAAGTAAATGACCTATTTGTCATATTTTCATACTTTTAAGTAAGCAATGAGATGAACCTCAAATGTTATCGTTTTTTATGGATTTAATCTTTTCACTTATAACACCAATAAAGTATATCCCACATAAAATGAGGTAATTTTTTTCAATGATATACTAAAAGACATTTGTTCTTGCATTGAAATGTTGAGTTTTTTTATTAGGATAATCTACCTTATTTTAAGTGAAATATGACCACTCATATTTTATTATCAGAATCAATCCAAAAAAGAACgttgaaaattatattttaaattttttatagttttaattttttgctTAATATTACACTATTTTGGCAggttttttttatatcttaaaaaaaaaccTGCCAAAATAGTGTAATATTAagcaaaaaattaaaactataaaaaatttaaaatataattttcaacGTTCTTTTTTGGATTGATTCTGATAATAAAATATGAGTGGTCATATTTCACTTAAAATAAGGTAGAACTAtgatatcataaaaaaaattggtagtTGAAGTAAATTTAGaattatttcaataaaaaaatacttgtactaaaatatatatttgaatttgtaaataattataaatttatttacttCTAGTTGAACAAGAATAACCAAATTTGTTAAAGTAGAAATAGgaactaaattataaaaatatatattgtaCTAGAAGTCTCTGGTATGGGTTGCGAGATAGATCGGGAACTTGCAGGACAAGACGGTAGCCGGAGTGTTTAGTTAGAGCGgcggggggtggtacctgcgaAGACACTCCAACGCTCAAGTTAGAATGAATCTGGCTCCCTTTCATATAGCTTGGggtagttatcttatcttatccatTGAGATAAGATAGAAGTTTGACTTTGAATATTGGTTAGAGATTGTAGGGTCGGTTTGGGCCGTCAAAAGGAGGCCAAATCTCGAGTAATCGAGTTGGGGGCCGTTCCGGTGTGGGACCCAAAAACCAGGTCCGTAACAATTGTCCcccagagagagagagagagagagagagagagagagagagagagcgtgCTCGGTCTCATCGCTGGAGGAACTTTTACTTGAGGTTGTGGCTTGGCAAGGAGCTTGTTGTTTAGTTTCCCCGGTCGAGGTTGGGAATTCTGGGAGTCCCTAGCCGTTTCATGGTCAGGCGAGAAACACGTTGTCTGGGTAGCGCGCACGAGATCGGTACCGTCGAGTGGTTTGAGCGTCTCATCACATGCCCGTTGCTCTTGCCGGAGGAAGGTTTGTGATGAGTGGATTTtcgatggtatagaatttcacaaatgaattctcgttgcaagtatagtttctaaaccaagcaataatcctttcatacaaaagattgtttgtcgcaagtaacaaacccctaaatttataaaccgaagtattgaacctcggatCGTTCTctctaggaattgtaatgaagtgtcttgttattggttgtgagttatgtTTGggatttttaagattttagacaagaattaCAAATGGCAAgagaaataaactaacaactaacaaagcttttggcaagatatgagaattagaagtcttaccctagttatcctcctcaattgtaaCAAATtatccattgctcccacttagttaacccataaccatggaggaaagtcaagtggatgaatcaatttgattcttcaagtcctaatcaactcctaaaggaaagactagctttagaggcattcaaatcaattagcaacttctaatgatcaatcaacaagggaattagataactcaagagtcactaattactcaaccaaagccaagagaaacaaaactgacactaaaatccaaccaagtatttcatcaaacacttggaaggtacaaaagaaaagcaaagcaaattgacaacaagaatagaatctaacaacaattattgaaaggaattaacaacaacaataaaaagaaacacaattattatgaattaccttgaattgaattgaaagaaaatggaaggaacaatagtagatctacaacaaagtataaaaacaacataaagaaaattacaacaaaagaatagaagaagagtgaatgtaacaacaaggaattgagaagtaaaagtagaagaaagagtgaatgaaaacctagatctaagaactaaacctaatactaatcctaatcctagagagaagtgagagattctctctctaaaactaactctaaactaaacctaatgagtgtgaatgaATGAATCCCCTTTTTCTCTTCAATcattggctttaaatagcatctttggcgccaaagttggttgggattgggccccacaacccctCAGAATTTGTTGGGTGcgaattcattaaaaattcatatatcagcatcgacgcgtacgcgcaaaGCACGTGTACGCGTCCATGGGCCATTTCGCAGGGTGCGCgtaagcgccaggtgcgcgcgcgcgtccattgGTGAGTTCAactctttggcttttcatgatcttctccactttgcatgctttcttcttcactcctttgatccattcctagccttttcaatctgaaatcactaacaaacacatcaaggcatctagtagaatcaaaggaagattaaaatcatcaagttaaaggcctaaaaagcatattttcacatctaagcacaaataaggagacaatcacaaaaccatgctaattcattgaataaatgtgggtaaaaggtcgtaaaatctcttaaaatcaatacaagataaacccttcaaatggggtttatcaacctccctacacttaaaccaagcatgtcctcatgcttaaaccaagaatgaagtaagggtatggcatttattcaatggaaactagACTATGTGcaacctatctaaatgcaactatctaaatgaatgcaattgcttggtcaaaataaatcaattcccaagaagcatatatgcacaaagGCTatggactagcaagtctaatccacaattgggttgagttattaaatatttttacaaacttgcatgaaaagtaatGATTATAGGTGgagacatgtaattgagcatcaaaccctcaccggatatgtttgcactctattcgatcaagtgtttagggttgattcactcaattctctcataatcatgctttccaagatttgtttttcttctaacaatcaacaaatatttcatgcatgcatacatatgtcatgaggtcttttcataggttgtaatagggctaggtcaaggtaggatgcatatttggtcaagtgagcttgaaatttgaatctttgataagcttaaacttcccacctaacctatgacatcttATACAATTAAGCTCTAaactaactacccatttttctcactttttcacatactcatgcattttctttttatttcacaacacatatgcattgattttattgggcttcactttgctttggggcattttgtcccctttttatttctttctttttctttgtttctttctttttctattttttttcttttcttttccatattttttttcttttt is a window from the Arachis stenosperma cultivar V10309 chromosome 3, arast.V10309.gnm1.PFL2, whole genome shotgun sequence genome containing:
- the LOC130969064 gene encoding cyprosin-like isoform X1 produces the protein MGFNFKYVLVFISLMCVWCGRLRFSLASTDSSDGGLVRFNLRKRNLDRHSLSAARIKKASNAGDLGSDVNTDSTPNVVYLKNYLDSQYFGEISIGSPPQYFNVVFDTGSSNLWVPSSKCIFSIPCYFHSKYKSRISSTYTEIGTSCKIPYGHGSIYGFFSQDVVKVGDIIIKDQVFAEITKEGSLALLALHYDGILGLGFKDISIGEVTPVWYNMIDQGYIYQNVFSLWLNKDPVAEIGGEIVFGGINSRHFRGEHTYVPISQKGYWQIDVGDVLLANRSTGLCEGSCAAIVDSGISSIAGPTTVVTQINHAIGAQGYVSLECKSIIHNYGDKIWDALISGQLNPEILCANIGLCSHDKYQKDNVIETVVHDENLDGSTSKESPFCTFCDMIVFWIQVQLKQSNLKEKILKYVDELCEKLPSPEGQVFVDCNSIAAMPHISFTIGNRSFPLSPQQYVLRVEEGSSSVCYGGFVALDVPPPQGPLWVLGDIFLGKYHTVFDFGNQSIGFAEAA
- the LOC130969064 gene encoding cyprosin-like isoform X2, producing the protein MGFNFKYVLVFISLMCVWCGRLRFSLASTDSSDGGLVRFNLRKRNLDRHSLSAARIKKASNAGDLGSDVNTDSTPNVVYLKNYLDSQYFGEISIGSPPQYFNVVFDTGSSNLWVPSSKCIFSIPCYFHSKYKSRISSTYTEIGTSCKIPYGHGSIYGFFSQDVVKVGDIIIKDQVFAEITKEGSLALLALHYDGILGLGFKDISIGEVTPVWYNMIDQGYIYQNVFSLWLNKDPVAEIGGEIVFGGINSRHFRGEHTYVPISQKGYWQIDVGDVLLANRSTGLCEGSCAAIVDSGISSIAGPTTVVTQINHAIGAQGYVSLECKSIIHNYGDKIWDALISGLNPEILCANIGLCSHDKYQKDNVIETVVHDENLDGSTSKESPFCTFCDMIVFWIQVQLKQSNLKEKILKYVDELCEKLPSPEGQVFVDCNSIAAMPHISFTIGNRSFPLSPQQYVLRVEEGSSSVCYGGFVALDVPPPQGPLWVLGDIFLGKYHTVFDFGNQSIGFAEAA